One part of the Thermoanaerobacterium sp. CMT5567-10 genome encodes these proteins:
- a CDS encoding YitT family protein produces the protein MFVGNNKLRSSLSIKNIVEILFGTFIYSIGINTFIVHARLLSGGVSGISLIVQYLTGLPAGYTIFILNIPLLILSYKKIGLRFTMYTVMGTLSLSLFLILTQFLDKIINFDDPILLCLYGGVLTGAGMGIVFANHGSTGGLDIISVLVKKKYENFELGKTNLYINFFIVLAGAIFIGLKSALYTLVSMSINSFVLDKTINGFNRRKMLFIITNEEEKISNAIMNDLKRGVTFIQAEGAYTKTNRRILYCVVSLSQIPYIKHLVYSIDSNAFISILDVSEVRGKGFMDDLF, from the coding sequence ATGTTTGTTGGCAATAATAAATTGAGAAGCAGTCTAAGCATAAAGAATATCGTTGAAATTCTCTTTGGTACTTTTATCTATTCTATAGGGATTAATACTTTTATTGTACATGCCAGATTGTTAAGTGGCGGTGTTTCAGGTATATCATTGATTGTACAGTATCTAACTGGTTTACCAGCAGGTTATACGATTTTTATATTAAACATCCCATTGTTAATATTAAGCTATAAGAAAATTGGCTTAAGATTTACTATGTATACAGTAATGGGGACATTGTCATTATCTCTATTTCTAATTTTAACTCAGTTTTTGGATAAAATAATCAATTTTGATGACCCGATTTTACTGTGCCTTTATGGCGGTGTACTTACAGGTGCAGGTATGGGAATAGTCTTTGCCAATCATGGTTCTACTGGTGGACTTGATATCATATCTGTATTAGTAAAGAAAAAATATGAGAATTTTGAATTAGGTAAGACAAACCTATATATTAATTTTTTCATAGTCTTGGCTGGAGCCATATTTATAGGACTTAAAAGTGCTTTATACACACTTGTTTCAATGTCGATAAATTCGTTTGTGTTAGACAAGACGATAAATGGTTTTAACAGACGAAAGATGCTTTTTATAATTACAAATGAAGAGGAAAAAATAAGCAATGCAATTATGAATGATTTAAAAAGAGGTGTTACGTTTATTCAAGCTGAAGGCGCATATACAAAGACTAATCGCAGAATACTTTATTGCGTTGTATCACTTTCACAAATTCCATATATTAAACATTTGGTTTACAGCATTGACAGCAATGCATTTATATCAATTTTAGATGTTTCAGAAGTAAGAGGGAAAGGATTTATGGATGATTTATTTTAG
- a CDS encoding 4Fe-4S binding protein, translating to MKKKEGGIAYINSDKCKNCRRCVAICPAGAIS from the coding sequence ATAAAAAAGAAAGAAGGTGGTATTGCATATATAAATTCTGATAAATGCAAAAATTGTAGAAGGTGCGTTGCTATATGTCCTGCTGGAGCAATTTCTTAA
- the hydG gene encoding [FeFe] hydrogenase H-cluster radical SAM maturase HydG: protein MDRQIADFIDDEKIKAALRYGESASKDEALKIIEKAKNLKGITPEEAAVLLNLEDDELLEEMYKVARYIKEQIYGNRIVIFAPLYISNYCVNNCRYCGYKHSNEQERKRLTMDEVRREIEILEEMGHKRLAVEAGEDPVNCPIDYVLDVIKTIYDTKLKNGSIRRVNVNIAATTVENYKKLKDVGIGTYILFQETYHRPTYEYMHPTGPKHDYDYHTTAMDRAMEVGIDDVGMGVLYGLYDYKYETIALLYHANHLDEKFGVGPHTISVPRLRPALNITLDDYPYLVSDKDFKKLVAVIRLAVPYTGMILSTRELPEFREEVISVGISQISAGSCTGVGGYYEEISKKEETKPQFEVGDHRTPNEILRTLCQQHYLPSYCTACYRMGRTGDRFMSFAKSGQIHNFCLPNAILTFKEFLLDYGDEATKAIGEETIAANIENIPSEKVREETKNRLKRLENGERDLYF, encoded by the coding sequence ATGGATAGGCAAATTGCAGATTTTATTGACGACGAGAAGATAAAAGCGGCTTTAAGATATGGTGAAAGTGCCTCAAAGGATGAAGCATTGAAGATTATTGAAAAAGCCAAAAATTTGAAAGGTATTACGCCTGAAGAAGCGGCAGTTCTTCTAAATTTGGAAGATGATGAGCTTCTTGAGGAAATGTACAAAGTTGCAAGATACATTAAGGAGCAAATTTACGGCAACAGAATAGTCATATTTGCACCACTTTACATTAGCAATTATTGTGTTAACAATTGCAGGTATTGCGGCTATAAACACTCCAATGAGCAAGAGCGCAAAAGACTTACTATGGATGAAGTAAGACGTGAGATAGAAATATTGGAGGAGATGGGACATAAAAGATTGGCTGTTGAAGCAGGTGAAGATCCAGTAAATTGCCCTATTGATTATGTCTTAGATGTGATTAAGACAATTTACGATACAAAATTGAAAAATGGCAGCATAAGGAGAGTCAATGTAAACATTGCTGCTACAACTGTTGAAAATTATAAAAAGTTAAAGGATGTAGGCATAGGAACGTATATATTGTTCCAAGAAACTTATCACAGGCCAACATACGAATACATGCATCCGACAGGGCCAAAGCATGACTATGATTATCATACGACTGCTATGGATAGAGCCATGGAAGTGGGTATTGATGATGTAGGCATGGGAGTTTTGTATGGACTTTATGATTATAAATATGAAACGATAGCACTTCTGTACCACGCAAATCATCTTGATGAAAAATTCGGTGTTGGACCACATACTATTTCTGTTCCAAGGCTTAGACCTGCTTTAAATATTACACTAGATGATTATCCATATCTTGTATCAGATAAAGATTTCAAAAAGCTAGTTGCTGTAATACGCTTAGCCGTACCATATACAGGTATGATCCTATCTACAAGAGAACTTCCTGAATTTAGAGAAGAAGTTATAAGCGTAGGCATATCTCAGATAAGTGCAGGTTCTTGTACAGGTGTAGGCGGTTATTACGAAGAAATATCGAAAAAGGAAGAGACAAAACCTCAGTTTGAAGTAGGAGATCATAGGACACCAAATGAGATATTGAGGACTTTATGTCAGCAGCATTATTTGCCAAGTTATTGTACAGCATGTTACAGAATGGGGCGCACTGGCGATAGGTTTATGAGCTTTGCTAAGTCAGGACAGATTCACAATTTCTGCTTGCCAAATGCTATACTTACATTTAAAGAGTTCCTTTTAGATTACGGTGATGAAGCCACAAAAGCTATAGGTGAAGAAACGATTGCTGCAAACATAGAAAATATTCCTTCTGAGAAGGTAAGAGAAGAAACGAAAAATAGACTCAAACGGTTAGAAAATGGTGAAAGAGATCTGTACTTCTAA
- the scfB gene encoding thioether cross-link-forming SCIFF peptide maturase, which yields MVHTFSLNGYNFAVDGNSGAIHMLDNIGYDILKGKDEFPSYEEVADGLKYKYSIDEIKETYNELKELENEGLLFASLKELENSASHFVAKDSVKALCLHVSHDCNLRCEYCFASKGDYNTGRKLMSKEVAFKAVDYLVKNSTGRRNIEIDFFGGEPLLNFDVVKAVVNYGHSLEDKFNKKFYFAITTNGTLLDDEKIKFLNKNMDNVVISIDGRKEIHDEIRHYASGNGSYDKIVPLAKKLVEERNGKSYFIRGTFTKKNKDFSKDVFHLADLGFREISIEPVVGTGDEIYFDETDLPEILDEYENLAKLYVERLKSGKSFRFYHFNLDLYNGPCLLKRITACGAGYEYLAVSPEGDIYPCHQFVGQEEFIIGNINDGITNVELKDKFKNNNIFAKEECKNCWAKLFCSGGCHANAYFTNKDISKPNEIACILQKKRIECAIMVQAALNNVQL from the coding sequence TTGGTACATACTTTTTCGTTAAATGGATATAATTTTGCAGTCGATGGAAACAGTGGAGCTATACATATGCTTGATAATATAGGTTATGATATATTGAAAGGTAAAGATGAATTTCCTTCATACGAAGAAGTAGCTGATGGTTTGAAATACAAGTATTCAATAGACGAAATCAAAGAAACGTATAATGAATTAAAAGAATTAGAAAACGAAGGATTGTTATTTGCATCTCTAAAAGAGCTTGAAAATTCTGCTTCACATTTTGTTGCTAAGGATAGCGTTAAGGCACTATGTTTACATGTTTCCCATGATTGTAATTTAAGATGTGAATATTGTTTTGCTTCAAAAGGAGATTACAATACTGGGCGAAAATTGATGAGCAAAGAAGTTGCATTTAAAGCGGTTGATTACTTGGTAAAAAATTCTACGGGAAGGCGTAATATTGAGATTGACTTTTTCGGTGGAGAACCGCTTTTGAATTTTGATGTTGTAAAAGCAGTTGTTAATTATGGGCATTCGCTGGAAGATAAATTTAACAAGAAATTTTATTTTGCAATCACTACAAATGGAACATTGCTGGATGATGAAAAAATAAAATTTCTAAATAAAAATATGGATAATGTAGTAATAAGTATTGATGGAAGAAAAGAGATACATGATGAAATTCGACATTATGCATCTGGAAATGGAAGCTACGATAAAATAGTTCCTTTAGCAAAAAAACTTGTTGAAGAAAGAAATGGCAAAAGCTATTTTATACGTGGTACATTTACAAAAAAGAATAAAGATTTTTCAAAGGATGTATTTCATTTAGCAGATTTAGGATTTAGAGAGATATCTATTGAACCTGTTGTTGGGACAGGAGATGAAATTTATTTTGATGAAACTGATTTACCAGAAATATTAGATGAATACGAAAATCTTGCAAAATTATATGTTGAAAGATTAAAAAGCGGTAAATCATTTCGCTTTTATCATTTCAATTTAGATTTATACAATGGACCGTGCCTGTTAAAGAGGATTACTGCATGTGGAGCTGGATATGAATATTTAGCCGTATCACCAGAAGGAGATATTTATCCGTGTCATCAATTTGTAGGACAAGAAGAATTTATCATTGGTAATATAAATGATGGCATAACGAACGTAGAATTAAAAGATAAATTTAAAAACAACAATATTTTTGCTAAAGAAGAGTGCAAAAATTGTTGGGCAAAGCTGTTTTGCTCAGGTGGATGTCACGCTAATGCATACTTTACAAATAAAGATATTTCAAAACCAAATGAGATTGCTTGCATACTGCAAAAGAAAAGAATAGAGTGTGCTATAATGGTACAAGCTGCTCTTAATAATGTACAATTATAG
- a CDS encoding NifB/NifX family molybdenum-iron cluster-binding protein, which produces MKIAISSEGDNLSSNVDSRFGRARYFVVVDTESMNYKAIDNTAASSAGGAGTKAAQLLLDEGVDSIISSNVGPNALEVFQAAGITVYKSINDTIEKNVKEFKKGTLEKIEFPTNNGHHGEH; this is translated from the coding sequence ATGAAAATTGCGATTTCTTCAGAAGGTGATAATCTAAGTTCAAATGTGGATTCAAGGTTTGGTAGAGCAAGATATTTTGTCGTTGTTGATACTGAATCAATGAATTACAAAGCTATCGATAATACTGCAGCATCATCTGCAGGTGGTGCTGGTACAAAGGCAGCACAACTTTTATTAGATGAAGGAGTTGACTCAATTATATCAAGTAATGTAGGGCCAAATGCATTAGAAGTGTTTCAAGCAGCTGGGATAACTGTTTATAAATCGATCAATGATACTATCGAAAAAAATGTAAAAGAGTTTAAAAAGGGTACACTAGAAAAAATTGAATTTCCTACTAATAATGGTCATCATGGAGAGCATTAA
- the hydE gene encoding [FeFe] hydrogenase H-cluster radical SAM maturase HydE, with amino-acid sequence MSRIDYQINYDYIKDLISYLENEHTLSKENLVILLKSEYTDEICQAADRVRKKFVGDVVHLRGLIEISNYCCRTCYYCGLRVYNKSIKRYRMDENEILQCAKATKDAGLKTVVLQGGEDKHFKIKDLCNIVEKIKDLDLSITLSIGELTTKEYADLKKAGADRYLLRIETTNKDLYKKLHPNMSFDNRVRCLIDLKELGYEVGTGCLIGLPGQTSDMLAEDILFFKNIDADMIGMGPFIPTPNTPLENEKGGNVEIVLKMLALTRLLLPDINMPATTALGVKADNGYIKGLRAGANVIMPNMGLNEYKKLYALYPGKTSDDGSKVVNDLENIKKIIISENRIIGHEKGDRKKIWKNPG; translated from the coding sequence ATGAGCAGAATTGATTATCAAATTAATTATGATTACATAAAAGATTTAATTTCATATCTTGAAAATGAACACACATTAAGCAAGGAAAATCTTGTCATTCTACTAAAATCTGAATACACTGATGAAATTTGCCAAGCTGCAGACAGAGTAAGAAAAAAATTTGTAGGTGATGTGGTTCATTTACGAGGCTTGATTGAAATAAGCAATTATTGCTGCAGAACTTGCTATTATTGTGGCCTTAGGGTCTATAATAAGTCAATAAAAAGGTATAGGATGGATGAAAATGAAATTTTGCAATGTGCAAAGGCTACAAAAGATGCTGGATTAAAAACTGTAGTATTACAAGGTGGTGAGGACAAACATTTTAAAATAAAGGATTTGTGCAACATCGTTGAAAAAATCAAGGATCTTGACTTATCTATTACACTAAGCATTGGTGAATTGACAACAAAAGAATATGCAGATCTAAAAAAAGCTGGTGCAGACAGATATCTTTTGCGCATAGAAACGACTAACAAGGACCTTTACAAAAAGTTGCATCCAAATATGAGTTTTGATAATCGCGTTAGGTGTTTAATAGATTTAAAAGAACTGGGTTATGAAGTGGGTACTGGATGCCTAATTGGATTGCCTGGACAAACTTCAGATATGCTAGCAGAAGATATACTTTTTTTTAAAAACATTGATGCTGATATGATTGGAATGGGGCCATTTATACCAACTCCAAATACTCCATTAGAAAATGAAAAAGGGGGTAATGTTGAAATTGTATTAAAAATGCTGGCTTTGACACGCCTTTTGCTGCCAGACATAAACATGCCAGCCACCACTGCTCTAGGTGTTAAAGCTGACAATGGATATATAAAAGGGTTACGAGCAGGTGCAAATGTCATAATGCCAAATATGGGACTTAATGAATATAAAAAATTGTACGCTCTGTATCCAGGAAAAACTTCTGATGATGGTTCTAAAGTAGTTAATGATCTAGAAAATATAAAGAAAATAATAATTTCAGAAAATAGGATTATAGGACACGAAAAAGGCGATCGCAAAAAGATATGGAAAAATCCGGGATAA
- a CDS encoding flavodoxin family protein, with amino-acid sequence MNLLYISGGPRKNGNTEYLLDISLEITGGELIRLSDYNIKYCNSCWVCQKTGICPVKDDMNEKLIPMILESDGIVLGTPVYFNNVSAQLKTFIDRTWCIKGGLRNKIGGAVVVGCKYGAESAITAINAFFLKHEMIVANRGISGIGYEKGDIGLDVEAMEAAKRLGYRILELLNKIKNDV; translated from the coding sequence ATGAATCTTCTATATATTTCAGGAGGTCCGAGAAAGAATGGAAATACAGAATATCTTTTAGATATTTCATTAGAAATAACAGGAGGAGAACTTATTAGGCTTTCAGATTATAATATAAAATATTGCAATTCATGTTGGGTTTGCCAAAAGACGGGCATATGCCCAGTCAAAGATGACATGAATGAAAAATTAATTCCAATGATTTTAGAAAGTGATGGGATTGTCTTAGGAACTCCAGTTTACTTCAACAATGTGTCAGCACAGCTTAAGACATTTATAGATCGTACATGGTGCATAAAGGGTGGCCTTAGAAATAAAATAGGCGGGGCTGTAGTTGTTGGATGTAAATATGGAGCAGAAAGTGCAATAACAGCAATTAATGCTTTCTTTTTAAAACATGAGATGATTGTAGCAAATAGAGGAATTTCCGGGATTGGTTATGAAAAAGGTGATATAGGATTGGATGTAGAAGCAATGGAAGCAGCAAAAAGACTAGGATATAGAATTTTGGAATTATTAAATAAGATAAAAAATGATGTATAA
- a CDS encoding iron ABC transporter substrate-binding protein translates to MLNKLKKFNVFLVVLLIFSISLSGCSRSQNQQRTSNISKQNGQTVTVTDLVGRQIRIKLPVKKVVAIGPGALRLITYIDGVNRVSGVENIDKKLTDGRTYNMVFYNELNKLPVIGQGGPDSVPDAENLVQANPDVIFVASLLDKSKADELQAKTGIPVVVLSYGKLGTFDEDVYTSLNVVGKIMGKEDRAEKLVSQIKKIQEDLNYRTKEIPDYKKPTVYIGALGFKGGHGIESTQCNYPPFAAIHAKNVADTLKQNGSIVIEREKLLSWNPDILFVDEGNFDLVKQDYQKNPNFYKSLKAVKNNNVYGMLPYNQYTTNIETALVDSYWAGKVLYPEQFKDVDPEVKANEIYTLFFGDKGKNVYNEMKKFFGGFEKIKF, encoded by the coding sequence ATGTTAAATAAGCTTAAAAAATTCAATGTGTTTTTGGTTGTTTTGCTTATTTTTTCTATTTCTCTGTCAGGTTGTAGCAGATCTCAGAACCAACAGAGAACTTCTAATATTTCTAAGCAAAATGGTCAAACAGTTACTGTTACAGATTTGGTGGGACGCCAAATTAGAATAAAACTTCCTGTTAAAAAAGTTGTTGCCATTGGACCTGGTGCATTAAGGCTTATTACATATATCGATGGAGTAAATAGAGTATCTGGAGTTGAAAATATAGATAAAAAGCTTACTGATGGAAGAACTTATAACATGGTTTTTTATAATGAACTTAATAAACTTCCTGTTATAGGTCAGGGTGGACCAGATTCTGTTCCTGATGCAGAAAATTTAGTTCAAGCAAATCCAGATGTAATATTTGTTGCCTCTCTTCTAGACAAGTCAAAAGCTGATGAGCTTCAAGCAAAAACGGGTATACCTGTAGTTGTTTTAAGCTATGGAAAGTTGGGTACATTTGATGAAGACGTATATACTTCTCTAAATGTTGTAGGCAAAATTATGGGCAAAGAGGATAGAGCGGAAAAATTAGTGAGCCAAATAAAAAAGATACAAGAAGATTTAAATTATAGAACAAAAGAAATACCAGATTATAAAAAACCAACGGTTTATATTGGAGCATTAGGTTTTAAAGGCGGACATGGAATAGAAAGTACACAATGCAATTATCCGCCATTTGCAGCAATTCATGCAAAAAATGTGGCTGATACATTAAAACAAAATGGAAGCATAGTTATAGAAAGAGAGAAACTATTATCATGGAACCCTGATATATTATTTGTTGATGAAGGAAATTTTGATTTAGTAAAGCAAGATTATCAGAAGAATCCTAATTTTTACAAAAGCTTGAAGGCTGTAAAAAATAATAATGTATATGGCATGCTTCCATACAATCAATATACAACAAATATTGAAACGGCTTTAGTAGATTCTTACTGGGCAGGAAAAGTACTTTATCCTGAACAATTTAAAGATGTTGACCCAGAAGTAAAGGCAAATGAAATATATACTTTATTTTTTGGAGATAAGGGTAAAAACGTATATAATGAAATGAAAAAGTTTTTTGGTGGGTTTGAAAAAATTAAATTTTAA
- a CDS encoding ABC transporter ATP-binding protein has translation MILNIDGIEFSYSSVPVLKNIRFDIKRGELLSILGNNGAGKSTLLKCINKILKPHKGTIYIEEEDILKLDRVEIAKKIGYVAQRNENGRFTVFDAVLLGRKPHIKWDVTKKDLKIVNDVINKFNLDKLSLRYLSELSGGELQKVVIARALAQQPLVILLDEPTNNLDLKNQIEVLRIIKQTVKEQNIAAIVIIHDLNLALRFSDKFLLLKDNSIYAYGGEEIMTEENIEAVYDIPVAVERVHDIKVVIPL, from the coding sequence ATGATTTTAAATATTGATGGTATTGAATTTAGTTATAGCAGTGTACCAGTATTAAAAAATATTAGATTTGACATTAAAAGAGGGGAGCTTTTGTCTATACTAGGAAATAATGGAGCAGGAAAGTCAACTTTATTAAAATGCATAAATAAGATTTTGAAACCCCATAAGGGTACAATTTATATAGAAGAAGAAGATATCCTAAAACTAGATCGGGTAGAAATAGCAAAGAAAATTGGATATGTTGCACAAAGAAATGAAAATGGACGTTTTACTGTTTTTGATGCAGTGCTTTTAGGCAGAAAGCCGCATATTAAATGGGATGTTACAAAAAAAGATTTAAAAATAGTAAATGATGTTATTAACAAATTTAATTTAGATAAATTGTCTTTAAGATATTTAAGTGAATTAAGTGGTGGTGAACTACAAAAGGTAGTGATAGCACGGGCTTTGGCACAACAGCCTCTTGTGATACTCTTAGACGAACCAACGAATAACTTAGACTTAAAAAATCAGATTGAAGTACTTAGAATTATCAAACAAACTGTTAAAGAACAAAATATAGCAGCGATTGTTATTATTCATGATTTAAATTTAGCACTTAGATTTTCTGACAAGTTTTTACTTTTAAAAGATAATTCGATATATGCATATGGTGGAGAAGAAATAATGACAGAAGAAAATATAGAAGCAGTTTATGATATTCCTGTTGCTGTTGAAAGAGTTCATGATATTAAAGTAGTTATACCACTATAA
- a CDS encoding Fur family transcriptional regulator, with protein sequence MIELENASLQNLVDFLKKTGVKITLTRLILLKTFTNNPDVHFDFNSLLSIVRKEDSNYGIATLYRNLDMLIEKNIISVNTIDNVKYYELITPQKGSIHIHLICKHCKNVEEYSGYEIIQFLNLIKDKYGFDINYGSINVYGICKKCREKAKE encoded by the coding sequence GTGATAGAATTGGAAAATGCATCTTTACAAAATTTAGTAGATTTTTTAAAAAAGACTGGTGTAAAAATCACATTAACTAGATTAATACTTTTAAAGACATTTACAAACAATCCTGATGTTCATTTTGATTTCAATAGTCTGCTGAGTATTGTTAGAAAAGAAGATTCTAATTATGGAATAGCGACTCTTTATAGAAATTTGGATATGTTGATTGAAAAAAACATCATATCTGTTAACACAATTGATAATGTAAAATATTATGAGCTTATTACACCTCAAAAGGGCAGTATTCATATACATTTGATATGTAAGCATTGTAAAAATGTAGAAGAGTATTCAGGTTATGAAATAATACAATTTCTAAATTTAATTAAAGATAAATATGGATTTGATATAAATTATGGCAGCATTAATGTTTATGGTATATGTAAAAAATGTAGAGAAAAAGCAAAAGAATAA
- a CDS encoding iron ABC transporter permease: MKETFTNSIPASYNKYIKRKILIIFLVILVTILLAMYAINAGSAGISTYDVIKTLIGKGSERFKIIVWNIRMPRVLSAIVAGTGLSVAGCVTQSILRNPLASPFTLGISQGASFGAALAIIVFGAGTTSNPDSVIINNSYLVVIFAFLGSMGATLIILMLAKNFKVTPEAMVLTGVALGSLFSAITMILQYFSDDVQVASVVFWTFGDIGRTSWSDLAIMSTVVGLSLIYFMLNRWNYNALDSGEETAKGLGVDVERIRLIGMFIASLIAATITSFVGIIGFIGLVGPHIMRRLIGSDHRFLIPASSAIGSLILLASDTLGRTIISPIVLPVGAITSFLGAPVFLYVLSRGYKK, from the coding sequence TTGAAGGAGACTTTTACAAATAGTATACCTGCAAGTTATAACAAATACATAAAAAGAAAAATTTTAATAATATTTCTTGTAATATTGGTAACTATTTTACTTGCAATGTATGCCATAAATGCTGGTTCTGCTGGTATTAGTACATACGATGTAATTAAAACATTGATTGGTAAGGGCAGTGAAAGATTCAAAATTATTGTCTGGAATATTAGAATGCCGAGAGTTTTATCGGCTATTGTAGCGGGCACTGGACTTTCAGTAGCTGGTTGCGTGACACAGAGTATTTTAAGAAACCCTTTAGCATCACCATTTACTTTAGGAATTTCTCAAGGTGCTTCTTTTGGAGCTGCATTGGCTATTATAGTATTTGGAGCTGGAACTACTTCAAATCCTGATTCTGTGATTATAAATAATTCATATTTAGTGGTAATATTTGCCTTCTTGGGTTCAATGGGTGCTACATTGATTATTTTGATGCTTGCAAAGAATTTTAAAGTAACTCCTGAGGCTATGGTTTTAACAGGGGTAGCATTGGGTTCTTTGTTTTCTGCTATTACTATGATTTTACAGTATTTCAGCGATGATGTGCAGGTAGCTTCAGTTGTATTCTGGACTTTTGGGGATATAGGAAGGACCTCATGGAGTGATTTAGCTATAATGTCAACAGTTGTGGGTCTTTCTTTAATATACTTTATGTTAAATCGCTGGAATTATAATGCTTTAGACAGTGGAGAAGAAACAGCAAAAGGTTTAGGAGTTGATGTTGAAAGGATAAGATTGATTGGAATGTTTATTGCATCTTTAATCGCTGCAACAATAACTTCTTTTGTTGGTATTATTGGCTTTATTGGACTTGTTGGTCCTCACATAATGAGAAGATTGATTGGTAGCGATCATAGATTTTTAATTCCAGCATCTTCTGCAATAGGAAGTTTAATACTTTTGGCATCAGATACTTTAGGTAGAACTATAATTTCACCTATAGTACTACCCGTTGGTGCAATAACTTCATTTTTAGGCGCTCCGGTTTTCTTATACGTGCTCTCAAGGGGGTACAAAAAATGA
- the tsaA gene encoding tRNA (N6-threonylcarbamoyladenosine(37)-N6)-methyltransferase TrmO, protein MEINPIGIIHSPYKNKSDAPFQGRMNNVETVLEIYPEYVDGLLSIEERKHIIVLYWQHLSKRDILRHVTPWGPELRGVFSTRTPNRPNPIAFCVADLMKVDGNKLYVKGVDALDGSYLIDVKPYVYELDSIKGPDDILL, encoded by the coding sequence ATGGAAATTAATCCAATTGGGATAATACACAGTCCTTATAAAAATAAAAGTGATGCACCGTTTCAGGGTAGAATGAACAATGTAGAAACTGTATTAGAGATATATCCTGAATATGTAGACGGACTTTTGAGTATTGAAGAAAGAAAACATATAATTGTACTTTATTGGCAACATTTAAGCAAAAGGGATATATTAAGACATGTGACACCATGGGGGCCTGAGTTAAGGGGCGTATTTTCTACTCGTACGCCTAATAGACCTAATCCTATTGCTTTTTGTGTTGCAGATCTTATGAAAGTAGATGGCAATAAACTTTATGTAAAAGGTGTAGATGCTTTAGATGGCAGCTATCTGATTGATGTAAAACCATACGTTTATGAACTTGATAGCATAAAAGGACCAGATGATATTTTATTGTAG
- a CDS encoding FAD-dependent oxidoreductase, producing the protein MRGVAENVNFKSKEVTLKDGNVIKYDKLIIAIGVIPFIPNIPGINLKNVTTFKTEDELLRIKDATKNLQKAVVIGAGAIGIELAQALNAVGIKTYLIDMMDHILPQLVDNDMIEEGQRLIIENERFTICELVGQGLFIGKAMGKESQKNKRRMGENSDNC; encoded by the coding sequence ATTAGGGGCGTTGCTGAAAATGTCAATTTTAAATCTAAAGAAGTAACTCTAAAAGATGGCAATGTAATTAAATACGATAAACTTATAATTGCAATCGGTGTAATACCTTTTATTCCAAATATACCAGGTATTAATCTTAAAAATGTAACAACTTTTAAGACAGAGGATGAACTTTTAAGAATAAAAGATGCTACTAAAAATCTACAAAAAGCTGTTGTGATAGGTGCTGGAGCTATAGGAATAGAACTTGCACAAGCATTAAATGCGGTTGGCATAAAAACATATCTTATAGATATGATGGATCATATATTACCACAACTTGTTGATAATGATATGATTGAAGAAGGACAAAGACTAATAATTGAGAATGAAAGATTTACGATTTGCGAATTGGTGGGACAGGGTTTATTTATAGGAAAAGCTATGGGTAAAGAGAGCCAAAAAAATAAAAGAAGAATGGGGGAAAATTCCGATAACTGCTAA
- a CDS encoding DUF5320 domain-containing protein — protein sequence MPRGDGTGPMGYGPMSGRGMGFCAGYNVPGCMNGHGFGMHRGYRHMFYATGVPGYARFGNAKDEKSYLKAQAQYLEDQLKYIKDRLNDLEDTNDDDKKKE from the coding sequence ATGCCAAGAGGAGACGGAACAGGTCCAATGGGTTATGGTCCAATGTCTGGAAGAGGTATGGGATTTTGTGCAGGTTACAATGTTCCTGGATGTATGAATGGGCATGGTTTTGGCATGCACAGAGGATATAGACATATGTTTTATGCAACAGGAGTGCCAGGATATGCTAGATTTGGCAATGCAAAAGATGAAAAGTCATATTTAAAGGCACAAGCTCAATACCTTGAGGATCAACTAAAGTATATAAAAGATCGGCTTAACGATTTAGAAGACACCAATGATGATGACAAAAAGAAGGAATAA